TTCTCCAGGGCCGTCCCTGAATGAGAACTCATCGCTTCGCGGGTCGTCCCGTGAAGGTGCGCAGCAGAGGGCTGGCACTGCCGAGAGTAGCACGGGCCGCAGGCTCTGCGCTGTGAGCTCGGCCCCGCGATCCGTCCGGTCTATCTCCTGACGAGACGGAGGACCATGACACCGTCCTCCTCCCGACCGGGAACGTCCGTGAAGCCCTCGGAGAGATAGAGGTCCTTCGCGGGGTTGTCCTTCTCGACCGACAGGCTCAGCCGCTCGAACTCGAATATCGCCGCCTGCACGATCAAGGCTCGAAGGAGTGTGCGGCCGACGCCTCGTCGACGTGCGGTGGGCGTGACCCACAGGCTCAGTTCGGGGACCGCTGGATTGAGGAAGCCATAGCCCGGGTCCGACTCCGGAAGAAGAACCGCCCACGCAACGCCGAGGATGTCGCTCTGCTCGGCGACGATCCCGAAGTCGCCCCGGCCCGACTCGAGATGCGTGTAGTGGGCGAACTCCGGCCGCTCGCGAACATCGTCGATCGTGAATCGGGGGCCGCACCAGTTCACGTTGCCGAGAGTCGCGGCCTCGAGAAGCGCCGTCTCGTCGTGGCGCAGGGGGCGCAGGCGTGGACTTTTCACTGCGCGATCTTACCCCGTCCACTGCGGGCCATGCCGGTGCCCGGCCCCGGCCGGACACGACGAAGTGGCGCCGCAGGCTCGACTGTTAGCATGGCCGGGACCTGTACTTTAAGGAGTCTGCCGTGGAATTGAGCATGTCGAAGGGCAACGAGTTCGTCGAGGCCACCCAATCGCCCGAAGGGGCCGCGGCCTGGAAGCGGCAGTTGGATGACTTCGCACCCGGCGCCTCGGACTGGGTCGTCGGCGCGGTTTTCGGCGGCACCTACCAGCGCGAGGGTCTCGAGCTGCGCGACAGGCAGATGCTCAACATGGCGGCGCTCGCGGCGATGGGCGGTGTCGAGCCCCAGCTGACGGGCCACATCAAGACCGCAGTCGACGTGGCCGGCATGTCCGAGTCCGAGGTCGCCGAGTGCTTCATCCACCTCATGCCCTACATCGGGGTGCCGAAGACACTGGCGGCGATGCGCTGCATGAAGGCCGCCCTCGAGGGCTGAGCCGCTGCGCCTGTCGGACCGGTTCCTGGGCACCTGCGCATCGCGGTGTCCCACGGTTGAACGCCGTGGTCCTGAGCGCGCTCGCTCACCTTCGTGGCCCGCCAAATGGACCGAACCTGGTTTCTCGCCCCAGCCGCTTAGGCTGGGGCTTTCGATTGAAAGGGAAAATAAGATGGCTGAGACAATTCGGACAACCCACGTGGGATCGCTGCCGCGCCCGACCGCCCTTATCGAGGAGAACATTGCTCTCCAGAAGGGAGAGCTCGACCGCGGGGAGTTCGACCAGCGTCTCCAGTCGCACATCAACGACGTCGTCGCGCAGCAGCTCGAGGCTGGCATCGACCTCGTCAACGACGGTGAGTACGGTAAGCCGATGGTCGAAGAGATCGAGCCGACCGCCTGGGTGTACTACGCCTGGCACCGATTCGACGGGCTCGGCTTCGCCGAGCACCGGGATGGCGTCATGCCGAACCCGAACGAGGTTCCCGGCAAGTATGATGAGCCGGAGCTCACGACCTACGCGAACCGTCGCGACTACTCGGCCTTCAAGGACGCCTACCTTTCCGACCCCTACAACGCGGGGATCATGGCGGCGCTTGACAACCCGACCGCCCCCGCCATCGTCAAAGAGGTCACCTACATCGGGCAGGATGCTGTCCGCGCCGATGCTGAGGGTCTGCGCAGTGCGCTCGCGGCGGCCGGCGCCGAGGGTCGCGGCTTCATCTCCTCGATCTCGCCCGGCATGCTCTCCTCCATGGGCAACGCCCACTACGAGTCCCGCCACGACGCCGGCATGGCGCTCGCCGCTGAGCTCAACAAGGAGTACCGGGCGATTGTCGATGCCGGTCACACGCTCCAGATCGACGCTCCTGACCTGGCGGACTCGTGGGATCAGATGAACCCCGCGCCGTCGGTTGAGGAGTACCTCAAGTACGTCCGCCACTCCGTCGAGGAGATCAACGAGTCCATCAAGGGCATCGATCGCGACAAGGTCCGCATCCACATCTGCTGGGGTTCCTGGCACGGTCCGCACACGACCGACATCCCCTTCGATGACATCGTCGACACCGTCTTCGAGGCCAACGCGGGAGCGTTCTCCTTCGAGGCGGCGAACCCGCGCCACGCGTGGGAGTGGAAGATCTGGAAGAATCGCACGCTGCCGAAGGGTGTCAAGCTCATCCCCGGCGTCATCTCCCACAACACGAACATCGTTGAGCATCCCGAAACCGTCGCCCAGTCGATCATCCGCTTCGCGGAGCTCGTCGGACCCGAGAACGTCATAGCCTCAACCGACTGCGGCCTCGGCGGCCGCCTGCACTCCCAGCTCGCCTGGGCCAAGCTGCGGGCCCTCGGCGAGGGTGCGCAGCTGGCCGAGAAGTACATGGGTCTCTGAGCTGAGATAGTTCCGAACTGAGGGAGCGGTGGCGCCAGCCACCGCTCCCCTTCCGAATGGTGCTCGTGAACCGGCGTCGGTCCGGGTGCTGGAGGTTCTCGTCGATGGTTGAGCATTCCTTTTGCGTAGCACGAGTGCTACATTTGATTTATGGAGAACGACGAATCTGTCATCGAAACGCTGTCCCAGCGTGAACTGCGCAACGAGTCTGCACGCGTGCTGCGTGCGGTCACAAGCGGACAATCCTTTGTGCTGACCAATAGGGGTGCCCCTGTCGCAAAAATCGTTCCTCTTTCGAATCAGGAGCCCGGCTTATCGATCACGCGTCCGGCCAGGCGCAGAGGAGGCTGGGCTGAACTTGGAATCGAACGCAGGAATCATGGCGAGTCGCTCTCCGCGATACTCGAGGATCTGCGCGGAGACAGGCTGTGAGTGTGATTGTCTACGTCGATACCTCTGCGATGGGCGCGCTGTTGATCGACCAGCCGGAGAGCGAAGCGCTCGTGCATTGGCTCGACAATTCGGACGCCTATCTGGTCTCCAGTGATCTCCTTGAAACCGAGCTGCGGCGGCTCGCGGTTCGGGAAGATCTTGATCAATCTGATGTGACCCGGCTTCTCGAGGGTATTTCTCTCGCCTCACTCGATAGAGCTGCTTTCCGAAGCGCCGGAGTCTTGCCGCTGCCGTATCTTCGCACCCTTGACGCGCTCCATCTCGAAGCTGCGATACGACTCGATGCGGCAATGCTCCTGACATACGACCACCGGCTCACTCAGGCTGCACGTGCAATAGGACTTGAGATTGTAGCCCCCAGGTCTGAAGGGAATCCGGCGTAACGCATGGCTCGGATGTAGAAGACGCCTATCTTGAGTATGTGCGTGCCATGCAGTTGGATCGGTGCGGGCGGGCTGTGCGCTCTGTCGGCAGGCAACGCCGGAAAGGTGACACGTGAGAATTCCACTTGTTCAGATCGATGCGTTCGCTGACTCGCTGTTCGAAGGGAACCCGGCGGCAGTGATGCCGCTCGATCGGTGGCTTCCGGATGACGTCCTGCAGAAGCTCGCTCTCGAGAATAACCTCTCGGAAACCGCGTTCCTCGTCCGCCGCCAGGACGATGGGGAAGTGCCGCCGAACCCCGATGCCCCGGCGTATGAGCTCAGGTGGTTCACGCCGGCGATCGAGGTCGATCTCTGTGGGCACGCGACTCTTGCCGCCTCCTCCTATCTGTTCGACGACGTGCATAACGACGCGGAGACTGTTCAGTTCTCGACGCGAAGCGGCTGGCTCACGGTGGCGCGGTCCGATGATGGCCCGTTGACGATGGACTTTCCTGCTGAACCGCCGGTCAGGACGGAGATCGACCCCATCATCGCCCGCGCCCTCGGGGCTGACGTCCTCGAGGCGCACCGGGCAACCGATCTCATCTACATCCTCAAGGACGCTGAAACGGTTCGGAATCTGACGCCGGATAGGAACGTGCTGGCGTCGCTGCCGGTGCGCGGTGTGGCGGTCACCGCATCCGGGGAGGGCACAGGTTTTAATTTCGTCTCCCGGTGGTTCGGCGCCCAAGCCGGCATCCCAGAAGACCCCGTCACAGGCTCGGCGCACTGCCAGCTGGCGCCGCTGTGGGCGGAGCGTTTGGGCAGGACTGAGATGACAGCCCGCCAGGTGTCGCCGCGAGGGGGAACGGTGGCGGTTCGCCTCGCGGGCGATCGCGTCTTTCTCTCGGGCCGCTGCGTCCGTTATCTGGAGGGCACTGTCGTTCTGCCCGACTGACGTCAGCCACAATCGCTCGGATAGGCGGAGGCTGCAGTATTCAGAAGAGCGTTGCCGTCACGGGCTCTTCACAGTCGATCGCCGAGTCGACTGCCATCTCGCCGATGATCGGGATGCCGTACTGTCTCGCCTTCCTGGCCTTGCCCGACAGGGAGTCGGGGTCACCGGCGATGAGGACCTTCGTGGACTTGGCGATGCCAGCCACCTGAATCCCGCGAGCAGTGAAGTAGTCCTCCCAGTAGGCCTGGGTCTGCGCGACCGGGCCCGTCACGCAGACCCGGTCGCCCGGTCGAAGCGTGATCGAGGGCAGTGCCGACCGCACGTGAGGGGCGGACATGGTGATCGGCGCTGATCGCTGACAATCCCCAAGGTCGACTCCGAGGAGGTCCGACACCGATGTGATCACGGCGCTCTCGTGGCTCGTGACGATGCCATCGGCCTCCGCCGCGTGGATGAGGAGATGGACGTAGTCGGCGTGCAGACTCCTGAGAGCCCCTGCAGATAGGTCATGCGTTCGAGCGAACTGGAGCAGCTGACCCTGCTCCATCTGCGACAGATAGTTGTCGAGCAGGACATTGTCGAGGAGGGCGAAGTACTCAGCGGCTATCGCGTCATCGGGGTTTGCGCGATGCCCGATCGCCTGACCGATCCACGCGCCGCCGGACAGGGTCTCCTGCGCCTCAGCCACCGCCTGGCGTGAGCGCAGCCCGTCACGAGTGTAGTGCGGGTTGTGGATTCGGTAGCCGCAGAACGCACTGCTCTGGGTCACGACATCTGTCCACTCGGGATGGTCGCGGGCGTTGTCATGCTGGAGGAAAGCCTGGAGGACCTGCGCGGTTGCGAGAGCATCCGAGAGCGCGCTGTGGGCGTTCGCGTTCGTCACCCCCAGCGCATCACACACATCGGTGAGCCGGCATCGCGAAAGGCCGAGCGCGCGCTTGGCGATCGTCATCGTGTCGAGAAAGGGGATCTGCGAGTCATCGAGGCGTCCGGCCGCCGCAAGCTCGCACTGGGCGAAGGTGGCATCGAACTTCGCATTATGCCCAACGAAGACGTTGCCGGACAGCTCGAGGGCGAAGAGGTCGGCGATGTCCTGGAAGGTGGGGGCTCCGACGACGTCCTTGGCACTGATGCCGTGGATGTGGGAGGCGCCGACGTGACGCATGGGATTGATGAGTGTCTCCCACGAGTCGACGATCCTCCCCTCGGAATCGAGCCGGACGACGCCGATCTCGACGATGCGGTCGCCCTTTCGATGGGAGAAGCCTGTCGTTTCGAAGTCGACAACGGTATAGCCGCGCACGTGATCACCAGAGTCCATTGGGGGAGGTATGAGTCAATCATAGGTGCGCGGGACGAAGGCCGGGCCTCAAACTCACATCGGAGCGCGTGCCGCGTCCACGCGGGTGGCACGAGCCGCCCTGCGCACACCGTCTGGCCGGACCCGGGTGATGGTGGGTGCCCGTCGCTGTTCAGTGAAGCGTGTCGGCCGTCGCGAGGATCCGCTGCTCGAGCGCGGCATCCTCCGCATCGGCCCGATCCTGGTTTCCGACGAGGGCGGTGAGGGTGAGTGAGTTGAGGACGGCGCGCAGTTCCGGCCGATCCGAGCGGGCGACGATGACGGCGCGTGAGAAGTCACGAAGGACGTCGACCGCCTCCGGGCGCTGGAGCTCGGTCGCCCGCAGTCCGGCGAGGCTGACGGGGACGGGGGACTTGGTCATGCGCCAGACCCCCGCATCGACGTATCCCGCGAGCACATAGGGATCCAGTATCTGCTCAACGTCGCCAACAAGGCGATCCCCTCCGCCCACCTCACGACCGACCACGTGGTCGGTGCCTGGGCGGGGCTGCGACCGCTGGTCGCGCCCGCCCCGGGAGAGTCTGTCGGAAACACCTCTCTCGAGCACGCGATCGTCGAGGGGCCAACGGGGATGCTCACCATCTCCGGGGGCAAGCTGACCTCGAGCAGGCTCATGGCCAAGCAGTTCGTCGATCGCGCTGTGAAGAAGAACCGCTTCGCGGCATCCACGACCCCGAGGCTCGTGCCGATCTCCGGTGCGAACATGAGGCAGGCCGAGGCGACCCGCCGCAGCGCGATCAGGTACGGCGTGCCGGAGGGCGTCGCTGCCGCCTGGGTCCACCGCTACGGCTCGAATGCTGAGAAGATCTTCTCGATCTGGCAGGCCGAAGCGGATGCCAGGGACGTGATCGGACCACGCGGGTTGACGGCGGCGGAGGTCCGCTACTGCGTGCGTGAGGAGATGTGCCTGACTCTCGAGGACCTCCTCATTCGCCGCACCTCGCTCTTCTTCTGGGATGAGGAGGGCGGCCTCGGCACGGTCGATCGGATCGCCGGTGTCATGGGCGGTGAGCTGGAGTGGGACGAAGAGCGGAAGGTGGCCGAGGTCGAGCGCTACCGAT
This is a stretch of genomic DNA from Flaviflexus salsibiostraticola. It encodes these proteins:
- a CDS encoding GNAT family N-acetyltransferase; its protein translation is MKSPRLRPLRHDETALLEAATLGNVNWCGPRFTIDDVRERPEFAHYTHLESGRGDFGIVAEQSDILGVAWAVLLPESDPGYGFLNPAVPELSLWVTPTARRRGVGRTLLRALIVQAAIFEFERLSLSVEKDNPAKDLYLSEGFTDVPGREEDGVMVLRLVRR
- a CDS encoding carboxymuconolactone decarboxylase family protein; this encodes MELSMSKGNEFVEATQSPEGAAAWKRQLDDFAPGASDWVVGAVFGGTYQREGLELRDRQMLNMAALAAMGGVEPQLTGHIKTAVDVAGMSESEVAECFIHLMPYIGVPKTLAAMRCMKAALEG
- a CDS encoding cobalamin-independent methionine synthase II family protein, with amino-acid sequence MAETIRTTHVGSLPRPTALIEENIALQKGELDRGEFDQRLQSHINDVVAQQLEAGIDLVNDGEYGKPMVEEIEPTAWVYYAWHRFDGLGFAEHRDGVMPNPNEVPGKYDEPELTTYANRRDYSAFKDAYLSDPYNAGIMAALDNPTAPAIVKEVTYIGQDAVRADAEGLRSALAAAGAEGRGFISSISPGMLSSMGNAHYESRHDAGMALAAELNKEYRAIVDAGHTLQIDAPDLADSWDQMNPAPSVEEYLKYVRHSVEEINESIKGIDRDKVRIHICWGSWHGPHTTDIPFDDIVDTVFEANAGAFSFEAANPRHAWEWKIWKNRTLPKGVKLIPGVISHNTNIVEHPETVAQSIIRFAELVGPENVIASTDCGLGGRLHSQLAWAKLRALGEGAQLAEKYMGL
- a CDS encoding type II toxin-antitoxin system Phd/YefM family antitoxin; this encodes MENDESVIETLSQRELRNESARVLRAVTSGQSFVLTNRGAPVAKIVPLSNQEPGLSITRPARRRGGWAELGIERRNHGESLSAILEDLRGDRL
- a CDS encoding type II toxin-antitoxin system VapC family toxin, translating into MIVYVDTSAMGALLIDQPESEALVHWLDNSDAYLVSSDLLETELRRLAVREDLDQSDVTRLLEGISLASLDRAAFRSAGVLPLPYLRTLDALHLEAAIRLDAAMLLTYDHRLTQAARAIGLEIVAPRSEGNPA
- a CDS encoding PhzF family phenazine biosynthesis protein, translated to MRIPLVQIDAFADSLFEGNPAAVMPLDRWLPDDVLQKLALENNLSETAFLVRRQDDGEVPPNPDAPAYELRWFTPAIEVDLCGHATLAASSYLFDDVHNDAETVQFSTRSGWLTVARSDDGPLTMDFPAEPPVRTEIDPIIARALGADVLEAHRATDLIYILKDAETVRNLTPDRNVLASLPVRGVAVTASGEGTGFNFVSRWFGAQAGIPEDPVTGSAHCQLAPLWAERLGRTEMTARQVSPRGGTVAVRLAGDRVFLSGRCVRYLEGTVVLPD
- a CDS encoding exonuclease domain-containing protein → MDSGDHVRGYTVVDFETTGFSHRKGDRIVEIGVVRLDSEGRIVDSWETLINPMRHVGASHIHGISAKDVVGAPTFQDIADLFALELSGNVFVGHNAKFDATFAQCELAAAGRLDDSQIPFLDTMTIAKRALGLSRCRLTDVCDALGVTNANAHSALSDALATAQVLQAFLQHDNARDHPEWTDVVTQSSAFCGYRIHNPHYTRDGLRSRQAVAEAQETLSGGAWIGQAIGHRANPDDAIAAEYFALLDNVLLDNYLSQMEQGQLLQFARTHDLSAGALRSLHADYVHLLIHAAEADGIVTSHESAVITSVSDLLGVDLGDCQRSAPITMSAPHVRSALPSITLRPGDRVCVTGPVAQTQAYWEDYFTARGIQVAGIAKSTKVLIAGDPDSLSGKARKARQYGIPIIGEMAVDSAIDCEEPVTATLF
- a CDS encoding YhfZ family protein, giving the protein MVGREVGGGDRLVGDVEQILDPYVLAGYVDAGVWRMTKSPVPVSLAGLRATELQRPEAVDVLRDFSRAVIVARSDRPELRAVLNSLTLTALVGNQDRADAEDAALEQRILATADTLH
- a CDS encoding glycerol-3-phosphate dehydrogenase C-terminal domain-containing protein, with the translated sequence MVGAWAGLRPLVAPAPGESVGNTSLEHAIVEGPTGMLTISGGKLTSSRLMAKQFVDRAVKKNRFAASTTPRLVPISGANMRQAEATRRSAIRYGVPEGVAAAWVHRYGSNAEKIFSIWQAEADARDVIGPRGLTAAEVRYCVREEMCLTLEDLLIRRTSLFFWDEEGGLGTVDRIAGVMGGELEWDEERKVAEVERYRSTVTAHRFH